In Carya illinoinensis cultivar Pawnee chromosome 9, C.illinoinensisPawnee_v1, whole genome shotgun sequence, the following are encoded in one genomic region:
- the LOC122276746 gene encoding uncharacterized protein LOC122276746, which produces MAAAEGPQAALVVASQKRTFADLLLDSPQPIPEVVVPFRGPKIVDGEVCILFSKEEIENSVLPFRFSIVLKFLRQRPSLDSIRVFIRSRWGLSKQSVVSSMLKPRNVFIRMSSEEDFIKALTREATDIDGAIYHVFHWTTEFQEDKEPVKVPVWISLPGLPPNYYQDSYLRNITAPIGQYLKRDNPTKCATPTEGARICVEMDVSK; this is translated from the coding sequence ATGGCAGCCGCCGAGGGCCCCCAGGCCGCTCTGGTGGTTGCTTCCCAGAAAAGAACCTTTGCAGATTTGTTGCTTGATTCTCCACAACCTATTCCAGAGGTGGTGGTTCCTTTTCGTGGTCCGAAAATTGTAGATGGTGaagtttgtattttattttcaaaggaAGAAATTGAGAACTCGGTGCTCCCTTTCAGATTCTCGATTGTTCTTAAGTTTCTGAGACAAAGGCCTTCGCTTGACTCTATTAGAGTATTTATCCGCTCTAGATGGGGTCTATCTAAACAGTCGGTTGTTTCGTCGATGCTGAAGCCTCGAAATGTTTTTATCAGAATGTCATCTGAGGAAGATTTTATCAAAGCCTTGACGAGGGAGGCGACAGATATTGATGGTGCAATTTATCATGTTTTTCATTGGACTACCGAATTTCAGGAAGACAAAGAACCTGTAAAAGTTCCTGTCTGGATCTCATTGCCAGGACTTCCACCGAATTATTATCAGGACTCTTATTTGCGTAACATCACCGCTCCGATTGGACAGTACCTGAAACGAGATAATCCTACAAAATGTGCAACTCCGACTGAAGGGGCTCGAATTTGTGTTGAAATGGATGTATCCAAATAG